In a genomic window of Hyphomicrobiales bacterium:
- a CDS encoding arginyltransferase, translated as MTRHMIDNPQFYLTAPAVCPYLADRMERKVFTHLIGERAATLNDILTQGGFRRSQNIAYRPACENCRSCVSVRVVVDAFHETKSFRRVEAANTDIIGTEMALEPTSEQYDLFRDYLDARHADGGMADMSVKDYAMMIEDTHVDTMIVEYRPRGVDSGITGVGDGPLLGVALTDILSDGLSMVYSFFDTSRPERSFGTYMILEHIRRARRMGLPYVYLGYWVEGSTKMDYKARFRPQEMLTAHGWIRQD; from the coding sequence ATGACGCGGCACATGATCGACAATCCTCAGTTTTATCTGACCGCCCCTGCTGTGTGCCCTTATCTGGCGGATCGCATGGAACGGAAAGTGTTCACGCACCTGATCGGTGAACGCGCGGCAACGCTGAACGACATTCTCACCCAGGGTGGTTTCCGCCGCAGCCAGAACATCGCCTATCGTCCGGCCTGCGAGAACTGCCGGTCCTGCGTTTCAGTGCGTGTCGTCGTCGATGCCTTTCACGAAACGAAGTCATTCCGCCGCGTCGAGGCTGCCAATACCGACATTATCGGAACGGAAATGGCGCTGGAGCCAACCTCTGAACAATACGATCTGTTTCGCGACTATCTCGACGCGCGTCATGCCGATGGCGGCATGGCCGACATGAGCGTCAAGGATTATGCGATGATGATCGAGGACACCCATGTCGACACGATGATCGTCGAATATCGTCCGCGCGGTGTCGACAGCGGTATCACCGGTGTCGGCGATGGTCCGCTCCTGGGGGTCGCGCTTACCGACATCCTCTCCGACGGGTTATCGATGGTCTACTCGTTCTTCGACACCAGCCGGCCCGAGCGCAGCTTCGGCACCTACATGATCCTCGAACATATCCGACGAGCGCGGCGCATGGGCCTTCCTTATGTCTATCTCGGCTATTGGGTCGAAGGATCGACCAAGATGGACTACAAGGCCCGCTTTCGGCCGCAGGAAATGCTGACGGCGCACGGCTGGATCCGGCAGGACTGA